The following are encoded together in the Clostridium sp. BJN0013 genome:
- a CDS encoding PadR family transcriptional regulator — protein sequence MDLKTPSDLLRGHTDTIVLSILIKGDSYGYKIHKAIMEKAENQFELKEATLYSSYRRLEQGGYITAYWGDESQGGRRKYYRITGKGKELYRQNKEDWEFSQRILNKLLEGE from the coding sequence ATGGACTTAAAAACACCATCAGATCTGCTGCGGGGACATACAGATACTATTGTTTTATCCATTTTAATTAAAGGAGACAGTTATGGGTATAAAATTCATAAAGCAATTATGGAAAAGGCTGAGAATCAGTTTGAATTAAAAGAAGCAACTTTGTATTCAAGTTATAGAAGGCTGGAGCAGGGTGGGTATATTACTGCTTATTGGGGAGATGAATCCCAGGGAGGGCGCCGTAAATACTACAGAATTACTGGAAAGGGAAAGGAACTGTACAGACAAAATAAAGAAGATTGGGAATTTTCGCAGAGAATACTCAATAAATTGTTGGAGGGGGAATGA
- a CDS encoding TetR/AcrR family transcriptional regulator, with product MPKKTFLNLEEKKKESIMRSAVNEFSERGFEKANVGNIAKNANISKGSIYQYFNNKKELFFFSVKWSTDFIGKKYGNYFISDNKDINIFDLFYKNSKSLWVQMREERKLIIFVQDVFLGKYKNLTDESMSYMMDILNEYTLKLIQNGKKNGSIRKDIDDNMLSIFITAVSMGFKEHMMRNSRKKGRDIVDEDFEINEKEIKSMIELLKNGMGEK from the coding sequence ATGCCAAAAAAAACATTTTTAAATTTGGAAGAAAAAAAGAAAGAAAGCATAATGCGTTCTGCTGTAAATGAATTTTCAGAGCGAGGTTTTGAAAAAGCAAATGTAGGTAATATAGCTAAAAACGCCAATATATCAAAAGGTAGCATATACCAGTATTTCAACAATAAAAAAGAACTATTTTTCTTTTCAGTAAAATGGTCTACAGATTTTATCGGTAAAAAATATGGCAACTATTTTATCTCTGATAATAAAGATATAAATATTTTTGATTTATTCTATAAAAATTCTAAATCCCTGTGGGTTCAGATGAGAGAGGAAAGAAAACTTATAATATTTGTCCAGGATGTATTCCTTGGAAAATATAAAAATTTAACTGATGAATCCATGTCCTATATGATGGATATTTTAAATGAATATACACTAAAATTAATCCAAAATGGTAAAAAAAATGGTTCTATAAGAAAAGACATAGATGACAATATGCTTTCCATATTCATTACAGCAGTATCCATGGGATTTAAAGAACACATGATGAGAAACTCAAGGAAAAAAGGAAGAGATATTGTAGATGAAGATTTTGAAATAAATGAGAAAGAAATTAAGTCCATGATTGAGCTTTTAAAAAATGGAATGGGGGAAAAATAA